A genomic region of Hirundo rustica isolate bHirRus1 chromosome 12, bHirRus1.pri.v3, whole genome shotgun sequence contains the following coding sequences:
- the BICD2 gene encoding protein bicaudal D homolog 2 isoform X2: protein MSLAMEEEEYSRLVMESEPEWLRNEIKRLFQELGETTREKIQAAEYGLAVLEEKQQLKQQYEELELEYETIRTEMEQLKEAFGQAHTNHKKVAADGESREETLIQESATKEEYYMKKVMELQTELKQIRNVLANTQSENERLNSVAQELKEVNQNVEIQRARLRDDIKEYKFREARLLQDYTELEEENICLQKQVSVLKQSQVEFEGLKHEIKRLEEETEFLNSQLEDAIRLKEISERQLEEALETLKTEREQKNNLRKELSHYMNINDSMYNSHLNISLDGLKFSDEATEPNNDEIMNGFEQNCLSKLSNGKNSTSTPKKSESLPPAPSLVSDLLSELNISEIQKLKQQLVQMEREKVNLLTTLQESQKQLENTRGALSEQHEKIGRLTENLNAMKKLQASKEHQSALDNEKDRDSHEDGDYYEVDINGPEILECKYKVAVAEITDLKEELKNLKAKYKECESKYEEEKSRYETESQALTEKITSLEKSSRHDREQMARLEKELKKVSDVAGETQGSLSVAQDELVTFSEELANLYHHVCMCNNETPNRVMLDYYKEGKGGRSSPEAKGRRSPILLSKGLLTIELGKAENGSGDSSPSPVSSLPSPVSDPRKEPMNIYNLIAIIRDQIKHLQAAVDRTTELSRQRVATQELGPVVDKDKEALMEEILKLKSLLSTKREQIATLRTVLKANKQTAEVALANLKSKYENEKAMVTETMMKLRNELKALKEDAATFSSLRAMFATRCDEYVTQLDEMQRQLAAAEDEKKTLNSLLRMAIQQKLALTQRLEHLELDHEQSKRVRTKSASKAKGSNPSL from the exons ATGTCGCTGgccatggaggaggaggagtacTCCCGGCTGGTGATGGAGTCGGAGCCCGAGTGGCTGCGGAACGAGATCAAGCGTCTCTTCCAGGAGCTGGGCGAGACCACCCGGGAGAAGATCCAGGCGGCGGAGTACGGGCTGGCAGTGCtagaggagaagcagcagctgaagcagcaatacgaggagctggagctggagtaCGAGACCATCCGCACCGAgatggagcagctgaaggag GCTTTTGGACAGGCTCATACCAACCACAAGAAGGTAGCAGCAgatggagagagcagagaggaaaccTTGATTCAAGAATCAGCTACCAAAGAAGAATACTACATGAAGAAGGTTATGGAGTTGCAGACAGAATTGAAGCAGATAAGAAATGTCCTTGCCAACACACAGTCTGAAAACGAACGCCTTAATTCTGTTGCACAGGAACTGAAGGAG gtCAACCAGAATGTGGAGATCCAAAGGGCCCGCCTGCGAGATGATATTAAGGAATATAAATTCCGAGAAGCACGTTTGCTGCAGGACTATACTGAGCttgaagaggaaaacatttgTCTCCAGAAACAAGTGTCTGTCCTGAAACAAAGTCAG GTGGAGTTTGAAGGCTTGAAACATGAGATCAAAAGGCTGGAAGAGGAAACAGAGTTTCTCAATAGCCAGCTGGAAGATGCCATCCGACTGAAGGAGATCTCTGAGCGCCAACTTGAGGAGGCCTTGGAGACACTGAAGACAGAGAGGGAGCAGAAGAACAACCTTCGGAAGGAGCTGTCTCACTACATGAACATCAATGATTCCATGTACAACAGCCACTTAAACATCTCTTTGGATGGGCTGAAGTTCAGCGATGAAGCCACAGAGCCCAATAATGATGAAATCATGAATGGATTTGAACAAAACTGCCTCAGCAAACTCAGCAATGGCAAGAACAGTACTTCAACACCTAAGAAAAGTGAAAGCTTACCTCCAGCCCCAAGTCTCGTTTCGGATCTTCTGAGCGaattaaacatttctgaaatccagaagctgaagcagcagcttgTGCAG atggaaagagaaaaggttaACTTGTTAACAACACTGCAGGAATCTcagaagcagctggaaaataCACGGGGGGCTCTCTCAGAGCAGCATGAGAAAATTGGCAGGCTCACTGAAAACCTGAATGCCATGAAGAAGCTCCAGGCCAGTAAGGAGCATCAGTCTGCCCTTGACAACGAGAAGGACCGAGATAGCCATGAAGATGGAGACTATTATGAAGTTGACATCAATGGGCCAGAGATCCTGGAGTGCAAGTACAAAGTTGCTGTGGCAGAAATTACTGACCTGAAAGAAGAGCTCAAAAATTTGAAGGCAAAATACAAAGAATGTGAGTCTAAGTATGAGGAAGAGAAGAGTAGATATGAGACTGAGAGCCAAGCTCTTACTGAAAAGATCACCTCACTGGAAAAGTCCAGTCGGCATGATAGAGAACAGatggccaggctggagaaggagctgaaGAAAGTCAGTGATGTTGCTGGAGAAACACAGGGCAGCCTCAGTGTGGCCCAAGATGAACTAGTCACCTTCAGTGAAGAGCTGGCCAATTTATACCACCATGTGTGCATGTGCAACAATGAAACTCCAAACAGAGTGATGCTGGACTATTACAAGGAAGGTAAAGGTGGACGCAGTAGCCCAGAGGCCAAGGGAAGAAGGTCTCCCATTCTTCTTTCTAAAGGGCTGTTAACTATtgagctgggaaaggcagagaatGGAAGTGGTGACAGCAGCCCATCCCCAGTGTCATCTCTGCCATCCCCTGTGTCAGATCCTCGTAAAGAACCAATGAACATTTACAATTTGATTGCTATAATTCGGGATCAGATCAAACACCTGCAGGCTGCTGTGGATAGAACAACCGAGCTGTCCAGGCAGCGCGTTGCTACTCAAGAACTTGGTCCAGTGGTGGACAAAGACAAGGAAGCTCTCATGGAAGAAATCCTGAAGCTGAAGTCCTTGCTGAGCACCAAGAGGGAACAGATAGCAACTCTGAGAACTGTGCTGAAAGCCAACAAACAG ACTGCAGAGGTAGCCCTTGCCAACTTAAAAAGCAAGTATGAGAATGAGAAAGCGATGGTTACGGAGACTATGATGAAGCTGCGAAATGAACTGAAGGCTTTGAAAGAAGATGCTGCCACCTTCTCTTCCCTGAGAGCAATGTTTGCTACGAG ATGCGATGAATATGTCACACAGCTGGATGAAATGCAGCGGCAActtgcagcagctgaagatgaGAAGAAGACTCTAAACTCCTTGCTTCGGATGGCTATCCAACAGAAACTGGCCTTGACGCAGCGCCTGGAGCATTTGGAACTGGACCACGAGCAGTCCAAAAGGGTGCGCACAAAGTCTGCCTCCAAAGCCAAGGGCAGTAACCCCAGT ctttag
- the BICD2 gene encoding protein bicaudal D homolog 2 isoform X1, giving the protein MSLAMEEEEYSRLVMESEPEWLRNEIKRLFQELGETTREKIQAAEYGLAVLEEKQQLKQQYEELELEYETIRTEMEQLKEAFGQAHTNHKKVAADGESREETLIQESATKEEYYMKKVMELQTELKQIRNVLANTQSENERLNSVAQELKEVNQNVEIQRARLRDDIKEYKFREARLLQDYTELEEENICLQKQVSVLKQSQVEFEGLKHEIKRLEEETEFLNSQLEDAIRLKEISERQLEEALETLKTEREQKNNLRKELSHYMNINDSMYNSHLNISLDGLKFSDEATEPNNDEIMNGFEQNCLSKLSNGKNSTSTPKKSESLPPAPSLVSDLLSELNISEIQKLKQQLVQMEREKVNLLTTLQESQKQLENTRGALSEQHEKIGRLTENLNAMKKLQASKEHQSALDNEKDRDSHEDGDYYEVDINGPEILECKYKVAVAEITDLKEELKNLKAKYKECESKYEEEKSRYETESQALTEKITSLEKSSRHDREQMARLEKELKKVSDVAGETQGSLSVAQDELVTFSEELANLYHHVCMCNNETPNRVMLDYYKEGKGGRSSPEAKGRRSPILLSKGLLTIELGKAENGSGDSSPSPVSSLPSPVSDPRKEPMNIYNLIAIIRDQIKHLQAAVDRTTELSRQRVATQELGPVVDKDKEALMEEILKLKSLLSTKREQIATLRTVLKANKQTAEVALANLKSKYENEKAMVTETMMKLRNELKALKEDAATFSSLRAMFATRCDEYVTQLDEMQRQLAAAEDEKKTLNSLLRMAIQQKLALTQRLEHLELDHEQSKRVRTKSASKAKGSNPSVSHVRSCGDRSEGSVLNNQVFCSEKYKIYCD; this is encoded by the exons ATGTCGCTGgccatggaggaggaggagtacTCCCGGCTGGTGATGGAGTCGGAGCCCGAGTGGCTGCGGAACGAGATCAAGCGTCTCTTCCAGGAGCTGGGCGAGACCACCCGGGAGAAGATCCAGGCGGCGGAGTACGGGCTGGCAGTGCtagaggagaagcagcagctgaagcagcaatacgaggagctggagctggagtaCGAGACCATCCGCACCGAgatggagcagctgaaggag GCTTTTGGACAGGCTCATACCAACCACAAGAAGGTAGCAGCAgatggagagagcagagaggaaaccTTGATTCAAGAATCAGCTACCAAAGAAGAATACTACATGAAGAAGGTTATGGAGTTGCAGACAGAATTGAAGCAGATAAGAAATGTCCTTGCCAACACACAGTCTGAAAACGAACGCCTTAATTCTGTTGCACAGGAACTGAAGGAG gtCAACCAGAATGTGGAGATCCAAAGGGCCCGCCTGCGAGATGATATTAAGGAATATAAATTCCGAGAAGCACGTTTGCTGCAGGACTATACTGAGCttgaagaggaaaacatttgTCTCCAGAAACAAGTGTCTGTCCTGAAACAAAGTCAG GTGGAGTTTGAAGGCTTGAAACATGAGATCAAAAGGCTGGAAGAGGAAACAGAGTTTCTCAATAGCCAGCTGGAAGATGCCATCCGACTGAAGGAGATCTCTGAGCGCCAACTTGAGGAGGCCTTGGAGACACTGAAGACAGAGAGGGAGCAGAAGAACAACCTTCGGAAGGAGCTGTCTCACTACATGAACATCAATGATTCCATGTACAACAGCCACTTAAACATCTCTTTGGATGGGCTGAAGTTCAGCGATGAAGCCACAGAGCCCAATAATGATGAAATCATGAATGGATTTGAACAAAACTGCCTCAGCAAACTCAGCAATGGCAAGAACAGTACTTCAACACCTAAGAAAAGTGAAAGCTTACCTCCAGCCCCAAGTCTCGTTTCGGATCTTCTGAGCGaattaaacatttctgaaatccagaagctgaagcagcagcttgTGCAG atggaaagagaaaaggttaACTTGTTAACAACACTGCAGGAATCTcagaagcagctggaaaataCACGGGGGGCTCTCTCAGAGCAGCATGAGAAAATTGGCAGGCTCACTGAAAACCTGAATGCCATGAAGAAGCTCCAGGCCAGTAAGGAGCATCAGTCTGCCCTTGACAACGAGAAGGACCGAGATAGCCATGAAGATGGAGACTATTATGAAGTTGACATCAATGGGCCAGAGATCCTGGAGTGCAAGTACAAAGTTGCTGTGGCAGAAATTACTGACCTGAAAGAAGAGCTCAAAAATTTGAAGGCAAAATACAAAGAATGTGAGTCTAAGTATGAGGAAGAGAAGAGTAGATATGAGACTGAGAGCCAAGCTCTTACTGAAAAGATCACCTCACTGGAAAAGTCCAGTCGGCATGATAGAGAACAGatggccaggctggagaaggagctgaaGAAAGTCAGTGATGTTGCTGGAGAAACACAGGGCAGCCTCAGTGTGGCCCAAGATGAACTAGTCACCTTCAGTGAAGAGCTGGCCAATTTATACCACCATGTGTGCATGTGCAACAATGAAACTCCAAACAGAGTGATGCTGGACTATTACAAGGAAGGTAAAGGTGGACGCAGTAGCCCAGAGGCCAAGGGAAGAAGGTCTCCCATTCTTCTTTCTAAAGGGCTGTTAACTATtgagctgggaaaggcagagaatGGAAGTGGTGACAGCAGCCCATCCCCAGTGTCATCTCTGCCATCCCCTGTGTCAGATCCTCGTAAAGAACCAATGAACATTTACAATTTGATTGCTATAATTCGGGATCAGATCAAACACCTGCAGGCTGCTGTGGATAGAACAACCGAGCTGTCCAGGCAGCGCGTTGCTACTCAAGAACTTGGTCCAGTGGTGGACAAAGACAAGGAAGCTCTCATGGAAGAAATCCTGAAGCTGAAGTCCTTGCTGAGCACCAAGAGGGAACAGATAGCAACTCTGAGAACTGTGCTGAAAGCCAACAAACAG ACTGCAGAGGTAGCCCTTGCCAACTTAAAAAGCAAGTATGAGAATGAGAAAGCGATGGTTACGGAGACTATGATGAAGCTGCGAAATGAACTGAAGGCTTTGAAAGAAGATGCTGCCACCTTCTCTTCCCTGAGAGCAATGTTTGCTACGAG ATGCGATGAATATGTCACACAGCTGGATGAAATGCAGCGGCAActtgcagcagctgaagatgaGAAGAAGACTCTAAACTCCTTGCTTCGGATGGCTATCCAACAGAAACTGGCCTTGACGCAGCGCCTGGAGCATTTGGAACTGGACCACGAGCAGTCCAAAAGGGTGCGCACAAAGTCTGCCTCCAAAGCCAAGGGCAGTAACCCCAGTGTAAGTCACGTTCGGTCCTGTGGAGACAGGTCTGAAGGATCTGTCTTGAACAACCAGGTGTTTTGTAGTGAGAAATACAAAATCTATTGTGACTAG